Proteins encoded in a region of the Esox lucius isolate fEsoLuc1 chromosome 9, fEsoLuc1.pri, whole genome shotgun sequence genome:
- the LOC114828667 gene encoding uncharacterized protein LOC114828667 — MASKVPSSEMKGTKGTILSELLPEGHPARCQLITEKESVEQEDHPRARYQLITEKESLDQEDKLRRCTFGKRDDMKVNKTILIVGETGTGKSTLINAMVNYVLGVELKDKVWFEIVEQENGEQTESQTTGVTVYEVFGYEGRRVPYSLTIIDTLITGDTGGIQKDNIIAEKLLELFRSEKGIHQIDAVGLVVKSTINRLNERQKYIFDAVLSLFGKDIEKNIVALLTHCDGNPPKNALKAITAAKVPCAQNEKNLPVHFVFNNCQCEPFDAEYQERLDYDHLQEQAWNQALKSMERFFTFLNNIETKSVVMTEEVLRERKQLEAVVGNLQERVKEIEGKQMEIKDTQNALEKHKNEMEENMNFSYEVEEIYKDKISVDTSGNWFLFIEGATICPVCEENCHYPGCWWVSNLSWCSVMKDNHCTVCTNKCHYTKHVKGNVRYVLKTRMVTRTYEQLKRKYDISEKGAGEKENVLIRLQKELEELTNTKASLLEESYQCLINLEKIALKTISLSSAKHLDFLIVRMNETGDVEKVKKLEELKKLAEE; from the coding sequence GGTCCCATCATCAGAAATGAAAGGCACCAAAGGCACAATTCTAAGTGAACTTCTCCCTGAAGGACATCCTGCACGTTGTCAACTAATAACAGAGAAGGAAAGTGTGGAACAGGAAGATCACCCCCGTGCACGATACCAGCTAATAACAGAGAAGGAGAGTCTGGACCAAGAAGATAAACTCAGAAGATGTACCTTTGGAAAGAGAGATGACATGAAGGTGAACAAAACCATTCTGATAGTTGGAGAAACAGGAACAGGGAAGTCCACTCTGATTAATGCCATGGTCAATTATGTCCTGGGGGTGGAATTGAAGGACAAAGTCTGGTTTGAGATTGTTGAACAGGAGAATGGAGAGCAGACTGAAAGTCAAACTACAGGAGTCACTGTATATGAGGTATTTGGATATGAAGGCAGGAGAGTCCCCTACTCTCTCACCATTATCGACACTCTCATCACTGGAGACACAGGAGGAATCCAAAAAGACAACATAATCGCCGAAAAATTGCTTGAgttgttcaggtctgaaaaAGGAATTCATCAAATTGATGCTGTGGGTTTAGTGGTGAAATCAACTATAAATCGTCTCAATGAAAGACAGAAGTACATCTTTGATGCAGTTCTATCTTTATTTGGGAAAGAtattgaaaaaaacattgtggcTCTTCTGACACATTGTGACGGGAATCCCCCAAAGAATGCGCTAAAAGCCATTACTGCAGCAAAGGTTCCCTGTGCCCAAAATGAGAAGAATCTTcctgtacattttgtgtttaataaCTGTCAATGTGAACCCTTTGATGCGGAATATCAGGAACGTCTGGATTATGACCACCTTCAGGAGCAGGCCTGGAATCAAGCATTAAAATCCATGGAAaggtttttcacatttttgAATAACATTGAAACAAAGAGTGTGGTGATGACTGAAGAAGTTCTGAGAGAACGCAAACAGTTGGAGGCTGTTGTTGGCAACTTACAGGAGAGGGTTAAAGAGATTGAAGGAAAGCAAATGGAAATCAAAGACACTCAAAATGCCCTGGAGAAACACAAGAATGAAATGGAGGAAAACATGAATTTCTCATATGAAGTTGAGGAAATTTACAAAGATAAAATCTCAGTAGATACATCAGGGAATTGGTTTCTTTTCATTGAAGGAGCGACCATCTGTCCAGTCTGTGAGGAGAACTGTCACTATCCAGGCTGCTGGTGGGTTTCTAATCTCTCCTGGTGCAGTGTGATGAAGGACAACCACTGTACAGTGTGTACTAATAAATGCCACTACACCAAGCATGTCAAGGGAAATGTAAGGTATGTTCTCAAGACCAGGATGGTTACCAGGACATATGAACAGTTGAAACGCAAGTATGACATCAGTGAGAAAGGTGctggggagaaagagaatgtGCTCATCAGACTTCAGAAGGAACTGGAGGAGCTCACAAACACAAAGGCCTCACTTTTGGAGGAATCATACCAGTGTCTCATCAATCTGGAGAAAATTGCCTTGAAGACCATCTCACTGTCCTCTGCTAAACATCTGGACTTCCTGATTGTGAGGATGAATGAGACAGGAGACGTGGAGAAGGTTAAGAAactggaggagctgaagaagtTAGCTGAAGAGTAA